Proteins encoded together in one Yersinia mollaretii ATCC 43969 window:
- a CDS encoding gamma-glutamylcyclotransferase family protein, producing the protein MRIIVYGSLRRKQGNSHWMTDAQLLGEHDLEGYEMYNLGHYPAVIPGDGTVHCEVYRINSSIMNELDELKSNTKDYRRELIQTPYGSAWIYLYRLPIEGVPRIYSGDWLKRHEENDKPSP; encoded by the coding sequence ATGAGAATTATTGTCTACGGTAGTTTACGACGCAAACAAGGTAATAGTCATTGGATGACGGACGCTCAGTTGCTGGGCGAACATGATCTCGAAGGCTATGAAATGTACAATTTAGGTCACTATCCGGCGGTTATCCCCGGAGACGGCACAGTGCATTGTGAAGTTTATCGAATTAACTCGTCGATTATGAATGAGTTAGATGAGCTTAAAAGTAATACCAAGGATTATCGGCGTGAATTGATTCAGACGCCTTATGGCAGTGCGTGGATATATCTTTATCGTTTACCGATCGAAGGGGTACCACGGATCTACAGCGGCGATTGGCTCAAACGCCATGAAGAAAATGATAAGCCGTCACCTTAG
- a CDS encoding DUF1107 domain-containing protein: MRIFQRYNPAKVAMYVKTLFRGRLYIKDMGAFEFDKGKILIPKVRDKRHFEVMSEVNRQVMRLQSEMG, encoded by the coding sequence ATGAGGATCTTCCAACGTTACAACCCGGCAAAAGTCGCGATGTATGTTAAAACGTTATTCCGTGGCCGTCTGTATATCAAAGATATGGGGGCTTTTGAGTTTGACAAGGGCAAGATTTTAATCCCGAAAGTTAGGGATAAACGCCACTTTGAGGTGATGTCGGAAGTTAACCGGCAAGTGATGCGTTTGCAGTCTGAAATGGGCTGA
- a CDS encoding methyl-accepting chemotaxis protein, translating to MLKKITIKNGLIAQLCLMSLILLIVSVIGINSIQESSRSLQIINQIQGEELGSLSNSFTATLSARTEAALAIHQLEIGLIDESLQTAKQAEGSLALSQKEMARFVSAVSDRGDGQELAINIQKSYKNYVDKGVLPMLAAIKAGYADEYYEVLEKSITDISKAFNNDVATFRSYALDAGQRQIDGANSAAKIKLAIIVAAGVITLISALLAWFALKYIILQPLEQSIHQLEFIASGDLTHSINSEGNTELARLAKALQVMQQSLVVSVSNVRDVGGQIGVGSRELAAGNTHLAERTEESASSLEQTAASMEQLTSTVKMNAENSDQANRLAMSVSDIANKGSEAVSHVVDKMQAITSSSRRISDIIAVIDGIAFQTNILALNAAVEAARAGEQGRGFAVVAGEVRNLAQRSAQSAKEIKDLIVESQNRVREGADMAESAGKTMHEIASEVSRVTALMREISAASYEQSSGIEQVNVAIAQMDQVAQQNATLVEQAAAATRSLEEQADALSASMAVFKLQGDKLALEV from the coding sequence ATGTTAAAAAAGATTACCATTAAGAATGGGCTTATTGCTCAGTTATGCCTTATGTCATTGATCTTATTAATTGTTAGCGTGATCGGAATTAATTCCATTCAGGAAAGCTCACGTTCATTACAAATCATCAATCAAATTCAGGGGGAGGAGCTGGGATCTTTGTCGAATAGCTTTACTGCCACATTGAGTGCCAGAACTGAAGCTGCACTGGCGATCCATCAACTAGAGATTGGCCTGATTGATGAGTCGTTACAAACTGCAAAGCAGGCGGAAGGCTCGCTGGCATTATCGCAAAAAGAGATGGCACGTTTTGTCAGCGCAGTATCTGACCGGGGAGATGGGCAGGAACTGGCAATTAACATTCAAAAAAGTTATAAAAATTATGTAGATAAAGGTGTGTTGCCGATGCTGGCTGCCATCAAGGCGGGTTATGCCGATGAGTATTACGAGGTGCTGGAAAAGAGTATTACTGATATCAGCAAAGCGTTTAATAATGACGTTGCGACCTTTCGTAGCTATGCGCTGGATGCGGGCCAACGGCAAATCGATGGAGCTAACAGTGCCGCCAAAATCAAGTTGGCGATCATTGTCGCGGCGGGTGTGATCACTTTGATCTCAGCGTTGCTGGCATGGTTTGCACTCAAATACATTATTTTACAGCCTTTAGAGCAATCAATTCATCAGTTGGAATTTATAGCCTCTGGTGATTTGACCCACAGTATCAACAGTGAGGGCAATACGGAACTGGCGCGGCTCGCCAAAGCGTTGCAGGTCATGCAGCAATCGCTGGTGGTGTCAGTGAGCAATGTCCGTGATGTGGGCGGGCAGATTGGTGTTGGTTCGCGGGAGTTAGCAGCAGGTAATACTCATTTAGCGGAACGTACCGAAGAGTCGGCCTCTTCACTAGAGCAAACTGCGGCTAGCATGGAGCAATTGACCTCGACCGTAAAAATGAATGCTGAAAACTCTGATCAGGCAAATCGCTTGGCGATGAGTGTATCGGATATTGCCAATAAAGGCAGTGAGGCCGTCAGCCATGTGGTTGATAAGATGCAGGCCATTACCTCCAGTTCACGGCGTATTTCCGATATCATTGCCGTGATTGACGGTATTGCATTTCAGACCAATATTCTGGCGTTGAATGCTGCGGTTGAAGCCGCCAGAGCGGGTGAGCAGGGGCGCGGTTTTGCGGTGGTCGCTGGCGAGGTCCGTAATTTGGCCCAGCGCAGTGCGCAATCGGCTAAAGAGATCAAAGATCTCATTGTGGAGTCGCAAAATCGAGTGCGGGAAGGTGCGGATATGGCGGAATCTGCGGGTAAAACCATGCATGAGATCGCCAGCGAAGTCAGTCGGGTAACGGCATTGATGCGCGAAATATCAGCGGCAAGTTATGAGCAAAGTAGCGGCATTGAGCAAGTGAATGTGGCTATTGCACAAATGGATCAGGTTGCTCAGCAGAATGCCACATTGGTGGAACAGGCCGCAGCCGCAACGCGCTCATTAGAAGAGCAAGCCGATGCATTATCAGCCAGCATGGCGGTATTTAAATTGCAGGGGGATAAACTGGCGCTCGAAGTATAA
- the tamB gene encoding autotransporter assembly complex protein TamB, giving the protein MRWVKRLSIAFLLIILLLVGALAGLLGTTSGLHFLINSAARWVPGLDIASVTGGWRDLTLKGIQYQMPGVTVKAGQFHLSLQLSCLKRSELCVNALTAQDVDVVVDTKAMPPAAETPASTEPMGELSTPYPITLRMLSLNNVKVTIDETAISLDEFRTGAHWQQRVLNLMPTKISGLLIALPKTVPTVVPDAAKPAVETALAVKEAVEQQAAAPSVPETPLGESLKALFAKPLLPELPDFRLPLDLQIKSISGQQLRLTGDTEVVINSLLLQASTQDQRIALDKLEIKSPQGGLSAQGEATLADKWPLSLVVNSSLNIEPLKGEKVKLTIGGALREQLTVALNLSGPVSVQLDAETSLGQAGLPVALTLQSKQLRWPLAGEPEYQIDNLRMRLNGQATDYALSIRSDLKGIDLPPAVLTLDGKGNVEQFNLTRLRLAALQGNTDLSGVVDWSKAISWNSVLTLSGINTAKQWPEWPAKLNGKIVTRGSVYGGSWQLQVPELTLDGNVKQNRVTARGSLTGNAAGQWHIPGINLALGRNTLDVKGDLTDQWLLDANVDAPQLDGALPGLAGVVKGALRLRGNLNAPQLLADLTANRLQWQELSINRVRIEGDVRSTDQIQGQLAIRVEQLKQADFVVSLLTLDARGSEKQHQLRLNMQGEPVSGQLALEGSFDRQQERWRGTLNNTRFDTPIGEWRLSRAIALDYQNTLQRVTVGPHCWLNPNAELCIPRAIEAGPSGQASVVLNRFDLAMIKPFLGPDTTLSGVFTGRADVSWKAGGSLPDVRVSLSGNGVKVQQVVQGNPLPIAFETLNLNGGLTNGQVRADWLIKLVNNGQFSGQVQVADPEGRRNLSGNIAISNLSLAMINPILSDGEKAAGLLNANLRLGGNAKNPLVFGRLALDNVDVDGSWMPFDITEGRLAMNFDGMTSTLDGLIRTSQGQLNLSGDADWRDINAWRARIAAKGNKLRVTIPPMVRIDVSPDIVFEATPQLFTLNGSVDIPWARITVQEVPETAVGVSPDEVMLNNDLKPISPRSTSIPINSNLVIRVGNDVRLNAFGLKARLQGDLKMVQDQRGLGLNGQINIPSGSFRAYGQDLIVNKGVLLFSGPPDQPLLNIEAIRNPDATADGVTAGVRVTGMADSPRLEIFSDPAMSQQEALSYLLRGQGLGNSGADSGLMTSMLVGMGVAQSGKLVGKIGEAFGVSNLALDTQGVGDSSQVVVSGYVTKDLQVKYGVGIFDSLATLTLRYRLMPRLYLEAVSGIDQALDVLYQFEF; this is encoded by the coding sequence ATGAGGTGGGTAAAGAGACTCAGCATCGCATTTTTGCTCATTATCCTGCTGCTGGTTGGGGCGCTGGCGGGTTTGCTTGGCACTACCAGTGGTTTGCATTTTCTGATCAACAGCGCTGCGCGTTGGGTGCCGGGCTTGGATATTGCCAGTGTCACTGGCGGCTGGCGCGACCTCACGCTAAAAGGCATTCAGTACCAAATGCCGGGTGTCACCGTGAAAGCGGGCCAATTTCATCTCTCGTTGCAGCTCTCTTGCCTTAAACGTAGCGAGCTATGCGTTAATGCGCTGACCGCGCAAGATGTGGATGTGGTGGTGGATACCAAAGCCATGCCTCCTGCGGCTGAAACCCCCGCCAGCACTGAGCCGATGGGTGAGCTAAGTACCCCGTATCCCATCACTTTACGTATGCTGTCGCTGAATAATGTCAAAGTTACTATTGATGAGACGGCGATTTCGCTGGATGAATTCCGCACTGGCGCACATTGGCAGCAGCGCGTGCTGAACTTAATGCCAACTAAAATCAGTGGGTTATTGATAGCATTGCCGAAAACCGTGCCAACCGTCGTCCCTGATGCCGCTAAACCTGCGGTTGAAACTGCCCTTGCTGTTAAAGAAGCGGTTGAACAACAAGCCGCTGCTCCCTCTGTGCCAGAAACCCCGCTGGGTGAAAGTTTAAAAGCCTTGTTTGCCAAGCCGTTACTGCCGGAGTTGCCGGACTTCCGTTTGCCGCTGGATTTACAAATTAAATCGATCTCGGGGCAGCAACTCAGGTTGACGGGCGACACCGAGGTCGTGATCAACAGCCTTTTATTGCAAGCTAGCACGCAAGATCAGCGCATCGCACTGGATAAATTAGAGATCAAATCGCCACAGGGCGGGTTGTCAGCCCAAGGTGAGGCGACGCTGGCCGATAAGTGGCCGCTGAGTCTGGTCGTCAACAGCTCGCTGAATATTGAGCCGCTGAAAGGCGAAAAAGTGAAGTTGACCATCGGCGGCGCGTTGCGCGAGCAACTCACCGTGGCGCTGAATTTATCTGGCCCGGTGAGTGTGCAATTGGACGCGGAAACCTCACTGGGGCAGGCGGGTTTACCCGTGGCGTTAACCCTACAAAGCAAGCAGTTGCGCTGGCCGCTGGCGGGTGAACCTGAGTACCAAATTGATAATCTCAGAATGCGTCTCAATGGGCAGGCGACCGATTACGCGCTCTCAATTCGCTCTGATTTGAAAGGTATTGATTTGCCGCCTGCGGTATTGACGCTGGATGGTAAAGGAAATGTCGAGCAATTCAATCTGACCCGTTTACGGCTGGCGGCGCTGCAAGGCAATACTGACCTGAGCGGTGTGGTGGATTGGAGTAAGGCGATCAGTTGGAATTCGGTATTGACTCTATCGGGCATTAACACCGCGAAGCAGTGGCCGGAGTGGCCAGCAAAACTGAATGGCAAGATCGTGACGCGCGGCAGTGTCTACGGCGGTAGCTGGCAGTTACAGGTGCCGGAGCTGACACTTGACGGCAATGTAAAACAGAATCGTGTGACGGCCCGTGGTTCATTGACGGGGAATGCGGCGGGTCAGTGGCATATTCCTGGCATCAATCTGGCGTTGGGTCGTAATACGCTGGATGTGAAAGGCGATCTTACTGATCAATGGCTGCTTGATGCCAATGTCGATGCACCACAGCTTGATGGTGCCTTGCCCGGATTGGCCGGGGTGGTGAAAGGCGCGTTGAGATTACGCGGTAACCTCAATGCCCCACAACTACTGGCCGATCTCACCGCCAACCGCCTGCAATGGCAAGAGTTGAGTATCAATCGAGTGAGGATCGAGGGTGACGTTCGCTCAACAGATCAAATTCAAGGCCAACTCGCCATCCGCGTTGAGCAGCTCAAGCAAGCTGATTTCGTGGTCAGCCTATTGACGCTGGATGCCCGTGGCAGTGAAAAACAGCATCAGTTGCGGCTAAACATGCAGGGTGAACCGGTTTCTGGTCAGCTGGCGCTGGAGGGGAGTTTTGATCGTCAGCAGGAGCGCTGGCGTGGCACCCTCAATAATACGCGCTTTGATACGCCGATAGGTGAATGGCGTTTGAGTCGTGCTATTGCCTTGGATTACCAAAATACGCTACAGCGGGTCACTGTCGGGCCGCATTGCTGGCTTAATCCGAATGCGGAACTGTGTATCCCAAGGGCGATTGAAGCTGGCCCGAGCGGGCAGGCGAGTGTGGTGCTCAACCGCTTTGATTTAGCCATGATAAAACCTTTCCTAGGCCCGGATACTACCCTGAGCGGGGTGTTTACTGGGCGGGCTGATGTCAGTTGGAAAGCGGGGGGTAGCTTGCCGGATGTGCGGGTATCACTCAGCGGTAATGGCGTCAAAGTGCAACAAGTGGTACAGGGTAATCCGCTGCCAATTGCTTTTGAAACGCTGAATCTTAATGGCGGACTGACCAATGGGCAAGTGCGGGCTGACTGGCTTATCAAGCTGGTGAATAACGGCCAGTTCTCAGGACAGGTGCAGGTCGCCGATCCCGAAGGGCGGCGTAATTTATCCGGTAATATTGCTATCAGTAATCTCTCGCTGGCAATGATTAACCCGATTCTCAGTGACGGCGAAAAAGCCGCTGGCCTGTTAAATGCCAATTTACGGCTCGGGGGTAATGCAAAAAATCCTTTAGTTTTCGGTCGGTTAGCTTTGGATAATGTGGATGTCGATGGCAGTTGGATGCCATTTGATATTACCGAAGGGCGGCTGGCGATGAATTTCGACGGTATGACCTCAACACTGGATGGCTTGATTCGCACCTCTCAGGGGCAGCTCAATCTGTCCGGCGATGCCGATTGGCGTGATATCAATGCTTGGCGCGCCCGTATCGCGGCCAAAGGCAACAAGTTGCGTGTCACTATTCCACCGATGGTGCGAATAGATGTCTCCCCAGATATTGTGTTTGAAGCGACTCCACAACTGTTTACTCTCAATGGGTCGGTGGATATCCCGTGGGCACGTATCACTGTGCAGGAAGTGCCAGAAACGGCGGTCGGTGTCTCGCCAGATGAAGTGATGCTTAACAACGATCTGAAGCCGATTTCGCCCCGCTCGACCAGTATTCCCATCAACAGTAATCTGGTCATTCGAGTGGGTAATGATGTTCGCCTGAATGCTTTTGGCCTGAAAGCCCGCTTGCAGGGCGATTTGAAAATGGTTCAAGATCAGCGCGGATTAGGTCTGAACGGGCAAATTAACATTCCATCCGGTAGCTTCCGCGCTTATGGGCAGGATTTGATCGTCAATAAAGGGGTATTGCTGTTCTCCGGCCCGCCGGACCAGCCGTTACTCAATATTGAAGCAATACGAAATCCTGATGCGACCGCTGATGGTGTGACTGCGGGTGTGCGGGTGACTGGGATGGCAGACTCGCCACGGCTAGAGATATTCTCAGATCCGGCGATGTCACAGCAAGAGGCGCTATCTTACCTGCTACGTGGGCAGGGGCTGGGCAATTCAGGAGCAGACAGTGGCTTGATGACCTCAATGTTAGTCGGCATGGGGGTTGCGCAAAGTGGTAAACTTGTGGGTAAAATCGGCGAGGCATTTGGGGTCAGCAACTTAGCTCTAGATACTCAGGGAGTTGGCGATAGCTCACAAGTGGTCGTGAGCGGCTATGTCACCAAAGATCTGCAAGTCAAATATGGCGTGGGTATCTTTGACTCGCTGGCAACGTTAACATTACGTTATCGGTTGATGCCAAGGTTGTATCTGGAAGCGGTGTCTGGTATTGATCAGGCATTAGATGTGCTTTATCAGTTTGAGTTCTAA
- the msrA gene encoding peptide-methionine (S)-S-oxide reductase MsrA has product MQNFDKSAVIDAANALPGRLTPMPVATLHVVNGHSMTHVPEGMEVAIFAMGCFWGVERLFWQQPGVYSTGAGYSGGYTPNPTYHEVCSGRTAHAEVVRVVFDPAIISYQQLLQIFWENHDPAQGMRQGGDVGTQYRSAIYVLTPEQEAQAKESKTQFQQAMAQAGDHRAITSEIAVALPFYYAEDDHQQYLYKNPHGYCGLGGIGVCMPPNL; this is encoded by the coding sequence GTGCAAAATTTTGATAAATCTGCCGTCATTGATGCGGCGAATGCTTTGCCGGGGCGACTGACACCTATGCCGGTCGCAACTCTCCATGTGGTGAATGGTCACTCTATGACGCATGTCCCCGAGGGGATGGAGGTTGCCATCTTCGCCATGGGCTGCTTCTGGGGGGTCGAGCGTCTATTTTGGCAACAGCCGGGCGTCTATAGCACAGGTGCGGGCTATAGCGGTGGCTACACGCCAAACCCAACCTATCATGAGGTTTGTAGTGGCCGCACGGCACATGCCGAGGTGGTTCGCGTGGTCTTTGATCCGGCTATCATCAGCTATCAGCAACTATTACAGATTTTCTGGGAAAATCACGATCCAGCTCAGGGAATGCGTCAGGGGGGTGATGTCGGAACCCAATACCGTTCAGCGATTTACGTTTTAACTCCCGAGCAAGAAGCGCAAGCTAAAGAGAGCAAAACCCAGTTCCAACAAGCGATGGCGCAAGCCGGTGATCACCGCGCGATTACCAGTGAGATTGCGGTTGCCTTGCCGTTTTACTATGCCGAGGATGACCACCAGCAATATTTGTACAAAAATCCACATGGATATTGTGGACTAGGCGGCATTGGCGTTTGTATGCCGCCCAATCTGTAA
- a CDS encoding YtfJ family protein: MIKNSLLILSLLFTPLLVSAHSIQNNQRVPPVGVSDKGELNYDKAADQFSYKSWNSSQLPGKVRVVQHIAGRTSAKELNAPLIEAIKHANLPHEHYQTTTIVNTDDAIIGTAMFVRNSIESNKREFPWSQFVVDSNGNVKKAWGLADKSSTIVVLDQQGNVNFVKDGALTAEEVQQVIDQLHQLVKQ, translated from the coding sequence ATGATAAAAAATAGCCTGCTGATATTGTCGCTACTATTCACACCGCTACTGGTCAGCGCCCATTCTATTCAGAATAACCAACGAGTCCCCCCGGTGGGCGTCAGCGATAAAGGTGAACTAAATTATGATAAGGCTGCTGATCAGTTTAGCTATAAAAGCTGGAATAGCTCGCAGCTCCCCGGCAAAGTGCGAGTCGTCCAGCATATTGCTGGGCGGACTTCGGCAAAAGAGCTGAATGCGCCCTTAATCGAGGCCATCAAGCACGCTAATCTGCCACACGAACATTACCAAACGACGACAATCGTCAATACCGATGACGCCATTATCGGGACAGCTATGTTTGTGCGTAATAGTATTGAAAGCAATAAGCGCGAATTCCCTTGGTCGCAGTTTGTGGTCGACAGCAACGGGAATGTCAAAAAGGCTTGGGGCTTAGCGGATAAAAGCTCCACCATCGTGGTGCTGGATCAGCAAGGGAATGTCAATTTTGTCAAAGATGGCGCGCTGACAGCAGAAGAGGTGCAGCAGGTCATCGACCAACTGCACCAGCTTGTTAAGCAGTAA
- the ppa gene encoding inorganic diphosphatase produces MSLNDVPAGKDLPEDIYVVIEIPANADPIKYEIDKETGSLFVDRFMSTAMFYPCNYGYINNTLSLDGDPVDVLVPTPYPLQPGAVIRCRPVGVLKMTDEAGEDAKLVAVPHSKLTKEYDHVKDVQDLPELLKAQIKHFFEHYKDLETGKWVKVDGWEDAAAAKAEILSSFERAKK; encoded by the coding sequence ATGAGCTTGAACGACGTACCCGCAGGTAAAGACCTGCCAGAAGATATTTATGTTGTGATCGAAATCCCAGCGAATGCTGACCCGATTAAATATGAAATCGATAAAGAGACTGGCTCTCTGTTTGTAGACCGTTTCATGTCTACCGCTATGTTCTACCCATGCAACTACGGTTACATCAACAACACCTTGTCATTAGATGGGGACCCGGTTGATGTGTTGGTGCCAACACCTTATCCATTGCAGCCGGGCGCAGTGATTCGTTGCCGCCCAGTTGGCGTGTTGAAAATGACTGATGAAGCTGGCGAAGATGCCAAGTTGGTGGCGGTTCCACACAGCAAACTGACCAAAGAGTACGATCACGTTAAAGACGTGCAAGACCTGCCAGAACTGCTGAAAGCGCAGATCAAACACTTCTTTGAACATTATAAAGATCTGGAAACCGGCAAGTGGGTGAAAGTTGACGGCTGGGAAGATGCCGCAGCCGCTAAAGCTGAGATCCTCTCTTCTTTCGAGCGCGCGAAGAAGTAA
- the tamA gene encoding autotransporter assembly complex protein TamA, whose protein sequence is MPRYPILCFLCVLLATPLAYAANVRLQVEGLSGDLERNVRARLSTIGTDEVTADGRFRSRVDEAIRQGLRALGYYDPTITFDLQSRPAPARSVLIAKVVPGEPVLIAGVDIDLQGGAKTDPDYLALVRRDTPKIGSILNHGDFDNFKSSLTGLALRRGYFDANMIKSELGVAAELRKAFWDIDFDSGERYRFGKVVFQGSQIREDFLQNLVPFHEGEYYTSDELAELNRRLAATNWFNSVVVSPDFRDARETKILPLDAVVTPRTENTIELGGGYATDVGPRLTGSWRKPWMNSYGHSLTTSTTLSAPEQTLDFSYRIPLRKNPLEQYYLLQGGFKRTDLNDTNSDTTTLNVARFWDLSSGWKRSVNLRWSLDHFTQGSVTDTTMLLYPGVNISRTRQRGGAMPVWGDSQNYSIDWSDTTWGSDVDFGIFQAQNVWIRTLGEKNRFVVRGNLGWIETNNFDRVPPSLRFFAGGDRSIRGYKFRDISPRDSEGKLTGASKLATGTLEYQYNVTGRWWGAVFVDSGEAVNDIRKSDFKTGAGVGVRWASPVGPIKLDIAKPIGDNTAHGVQFYIGLGPEL, encoded by the coding sequence GTGCCACGATACCCAATCCTCTGTTTTTTGTGTGTATTGCTCGCCACACCTCTCGCCTATGCTGCCAATGTGCGGTTGCAGGTTGAAGGTCTTAGCGGGGATTTAGAGAGAAACGTCAGGGCACGTTTATCCACAATTGGCACTGATGAAGTCACAGCTGATGGCCGTTTCCGCTCACGGGTGGATGAAGCTATTCGGCAGGGTCTGCGAGCTTTAGGCTATTACGACCCCACAATTACCTTTGATTTACAGTCGCGTCCCGCGCCTGCCCGCTCCGTTTTAATTGCCAAAGTGGTGCCCGGCGAGCCGGTTTTAATTGCCGGTGTTGATATCGATCTGCAAGGTGGGGCGAAAACAGACCCCGACTATCTGGCACTGGTGCGCCGCGATACCCCCAAAATAGGCTCAATCCTCAACCATGGCGATTTTGATAATTTCAAAAGTTCGCTGACTGGCTTGGCACTGCGCCGAGGTTACTTCGACGCCAATATGATCAAAAGTGAGTTGGGTGTTGCTGCCGAACTGCGCAAGGCATTCTGGGATATCGATTTCGACAGCGGAGAGCGCTACCGTTTTGGCAAAGTTGTTTTCCAAGGGTCACAAATCCGCGAGGATTTTCTACAAAATTTAGTGCCTTTTCATGAGGGTGAATACTATACCTCGGATGAACTGGCCGAACTAAACCGCCGTCTGGCGGCGACGAACTGGTTTAACTCCGTGGTGGTTTCACCCGATTTCCGTGATGCGAGAGAAACCAAAATCTTGCCACTTGATGCCGTTGTCACCCCGCGAACAGAAAACACTATCGAACTGGGGGGCGGCTATGCCACGGATGTTGGTCCGCGCCTGACCGGTAGTTGGCGCAAGCCGTGGATGAACTCTTACGGACACAGTTTGACCACCAGTACCACACTTTCCGCACCTGAGCAGACACTGGATTTCAGCTATCGTATCCCGCTGCGAAAAAACCCACTTGAGCAGTACTATCTGCTACAAGGCGGGTTTAAGCGCACGGATCTCAATGACACCAATTCTGATACCACCACGCTGAACGTGGCCCGATTCTGGGATCTCTCCAGTGGTTGGAAGCGCTCAGTTAACCTGCGTTGGAGCCTCGATCACTTTACCCAAGGTAGCGTCACTGATACCACCATGCTGCTCTATCCGGGGGTGAATATTAGCCGTACCCGTCAACGAGGCGGGGCGATGCCAGTCTGGGGGGATAGTCAGAATTACTCTATTGATTGGTCTGATACCACATGGGGATCTGATGTCGATTTCGGCATATTCCAGGCGCAAAACGTATGGATTCGGACACTGGGTGAGAAAAATCGCTTTGTGGTGCGGGGCAATTTAGGGTGGATTGAAACCAATAACTTCGACCGAGTACCCCCCTCACTGCGCTTCTTCGCTGGGGGGGACCGCAGCATTCGTGGCTACAAATTCCGCGATATCTCGCCGCGTGACAGCGAAGGTAAGCTGACCGGTGCCTCTAAACTGGCCACCGGAACGCTCGAATATCAATATAACGTGACTGGCCGATGGTGGGGCGCGGTATTCGTCGATTCGGGTGAAGCGGTGAATGACATTCGCAAGAGTGATTTCAAAACCGGTGCCGGAGTGGGGGTGCGTTGGGCTTCTCCGGTCGGCCCGATCAAGTTGGATATCGCGAAACCTATTGGTGACAACACCGCACATGGCGTGCAATTTTACATCGGTTTGGGGCCTGAACTATGA
- a CDS encoding hemolysin family protein: MLNSILLILFLIAVSAFFSLSEISLAASRKIKLKLLADDGDINAARVLKLQETPGIFFTVVQIGLNAVAILGGIVGDAAFSPSFRVVFERFMSPELADQVSFICSFVLVTSLFILFADLTPKRIGMISPEAVAVRIVNPMRFCLMICRPLVWFFNGMANLIFRLFKLPMVRNDDITSDDIYAVVEAGALAGVLRKQEHELIENVFELESRTVPSSMTSRESVIYFDLRESEDSIKEKISTHPHSKFLVCDGHIDQVVGYVDSKDLLNRVLGNQSLVLSSGVQIRSALIVPDTLTLSEALESFKTAGEDFAVILNEYALVVGIITLNDVMTTLMGDLVGQGQEEQIVARDESSWLIEGGTPIEDVMRVLHIDEFPQSGNYETIGGFMMYMLRKIPKRTDFVKYAGYKFEVVDIDSYKIDQLLVTKLSDLPAPILPKAPHESSDA, translated from the coding sequence ATGTTAAACAGTATCTTACTGATTCTTTTTTTAATTGCGGTGAGCGCCTTTTTCTCGTTATCAGAGATTTCATTGGCCGCTTCGCGCAAAATTAAGTTAAAACTTCTGGCCGACGACGGCGATATCAATGCTGCGCGGGTCCTTAAATTGCAAGAGACGCCGGGGATTTTCTTCACCGTCGTTCAAATTGGGCTGAATGCCGTCGCCATCCTCGGGGGTATCGTCGGTGATGCCGCGTTCTCACCCTCTTTCAGAGTGGTGTTTGAGCGCTTTATGTCACCTGAGCTTGCCGATCAGGTCAGCTTTATCTGCTCATTTGTTCTGGTCACTAGCTTATTTATTCTGTTTGCCGACTTAACCCCGAAACGCATCGGTATGATTTCACCTGAAGCGGTTGCCGTTCGGATCGTCAACCCGATGCGCTTCTGTCTGATGATTTGTCGCCCATTAGTTTGGTTCTTCAATGGGATGGCGAATCTGATCTTTCGCCTATTCAAACTGCCAATGGTTCGTAATGACGACATCACATCAGATGATATCTATGCCGTCGTGGAGGCCGGTGCATTGGCAGGTGTACTGCGCAAGCAAGAGCATGAGCTGATTGAAAACGTCTTCGAGCTGGAGTCACGCACGGTGCCCTCCTCAATGACCTCGCGCGAAAGTGTGATCTATTTTGATCTGCGGGAGAGCGAAGACAGCATCAAAGAGAAGATTTCAACTCATCCACACTCTAAATTCCTAGTCTGCGATGGTCATATTGACCAAGTGGTAGGCTATGTTGACTCCAAAGATTTGCTGAACCGGGTGTTGGGCAACCAAAGTCTGGTGCTGAGCAGTGGGGTGCAAATCCGCTCCGCACTGATTGTCCCAGATACCCTGACACTTTCTGAGGCGCTTGAAAGCTTTAAAACCGCCGGGGAAGATTTTGCCGTTATTCTCAACGAATATGCATTAGTGGTTGGGATAATTACCCTGAATGACGTGATGACCACGCTGATGGGGGATTTGGTTGGTCAAGGGCAGGAGGAACAGATTGTCGCCCGTGATGAAAGCTCATGGCTGATTGAGGGTGGCACTCCCATTGAGGACGTCATGCGCGTGCTGCATATCGATGAATTCCCGCAATCGGGCAATTATGAAACCATCGGCGGTTTTATGATGTATATGCTGCGTAAAATCCCAAAACGCACTGATTTCGTTAAATATGCGGGCTACAAGTTTGAAGTGGTGGATATCGATAGCTACAAAATCGATCAGTTACTGGTGACCAAACTCAGTGATTTACCCGCACCGATCCTGCCCAAAGCCCCACACGAAAGCAGTGATGCGTAG